The Alphaproteobacteria bacterium US3C007 genomic interval TGGCCACCAGCGATGTCAGCCATACGCCGGTTGCAGCTGATGGGACCAGTTGTATCTGCCTGGCCGTGACCGAGGCGCCTTTAAAATTTACCGGATTGCTGCATAAATTGATGCAACCGCTTCTAAAGATCTAAAGCGTCTTTAAACTGCTGATGTAGCGGCGGACTTGCGACCAAAACACCGGATGATGTTACCTCTGAGCGATTAAAAGAAAGCGGGTTGCCCGCTTTGTCACTGACGCGGGCTCCTGCTTCTGCGGCTATGAGAGCTCCGGCGCAAATATCCCAATCCCAAGTGTCACGCAGCGTGATCATTGCGTCAAACTCCCCCTGTGCGACCAACGCCATGCGATACGCCAATGATGGCTTGTGCCGCCGCTGCAGGCCCGCCGGCAGCGGAAGGCGCCAATTCTGTGCGTCCAAAGCAGGTTTTGCGGCCAGCACGGTGGCCTCGTCAAGCTGCCTGCAATCAGAGACGTTGATCGCTTGCTGATTGAGAAACGCGCCTGACCCTTGTTCTGCATAATAGGTCAAACCTAGCATAGGCAGGGCAATCACCGCAGCGGTGACATTAGATCCAGTGGTGATGGCCAATGAATGCGCCCATGTCTTTTCACCTGCGATAAAACTTCGCGTCCCATCGATCGGATCAATCACGAAGCAATGCTCTGCACCGAGACGCTTTTGATCATCTTCCGTTTCCTCAGACAGCCAACCATAATTTGGCCGCGCCGACCCAAGCATATCAAATAGCATAGCATTAACCGCTAAATCCGCTTCGGTAACGGGCCCAGAGTGATCAGGCTTTTCCCAAGCTTGGGCGCCATTTCGGGCATAGCGCTGCGCAATTTCACCCGCTTTTTGCGCAGCCGCCAGCAAAAGCTGAAGATCAACCCCCGGCAATAGTCATTCCATCAATCAACAGGGAAGGAACGCGTCGAGACAGATGCGCGCGCGCATCATTAGCGGCGATGAAGCCGCGCAGCATGTCGCGTAAATTGCCCGCGATCGTGCATTCGCTCACCGGATGACTGATCACACCATTTTCCACCCAAACGCCAGCGGCGCCGCGCGAATAATCACCAGTATTAGGGTTGATGGTGGACCCAATCATTGACGTGACCAGCAAGCCTTTGCCCATATCGCGGATCAAATCGGCCTGAGTATGCAGCCCTGGCATCAAGGTGATATTCCAATTGCTCGGACTGGGGGGCGAGCTGACTCCACGCGACGCATTGCCCGTGGGCGGCATCGATAAATGCCGCGCAGAAGCCAGATCTAAGGTCCACCCGGTTAGCACCCCATTTTCAACAAGAGCGCGCCGCTGCGTCGGCAAGCCTTCCCCGTCAAAGGGGCGCGATCCCGCCACGCGCGGGCGATGCGGATCTTCGATCAGCTGCGTCCCATCTGGAAACACTTGTTGACCCAAGCCCTCCAGCAACCAAGACGAGCCGCGCGCCACAGAGGCGCCATTGATAGCGCCCAAAAAATGCCCGATCAGGCTGGAGGCAACGCGCTCATCGAACAAAACGGGAAACTGCCCAGTGGGCGGCTTTGATGGCTTAAGCCGGGCCACGGCCCGCGCGCCGGCATTTGCCCCAATTTCAGCTGGATCGGTCAGATCTTCTTGAAAAATACGGTTGTCAAAATCATAGTCACGTTCCATCTGCAGACCGGTACCAGCAATCGCCACGCAGGAAATTGACCGGCTGCTGCGCTGATACCCGCCCGCAAAGCCAGCGCTGGTTTGAAAATGAACCTGGCCAGAGCCGTAAGAGGCCGAGGCCGCATCTACCTGTTCAATCCCCGCCACACGCAGCGCTGCAGCTTCAGCCGCAAGCGCATCTGCCTCTAATGCGGCAGCAGAGGGTTCCGGCTGCGCGTCATAAAGTTCAAGTTCCTCTATATTCCAATCCATGGCCAGCTGTTCGGGCGCCGCCAGCCCCGCATAGGGATCATCCGGGGCTTCTTTGGCCATGGCCACGGCCCGCTCGGCCATGGTGCTCAGCGTGTCATCGCGCAGATCAGATCCAGAGACCACCGCCTGCCGTTGACCTATGAAGACCCGCAGCCCCAAATCCATTGCTTCGGATCGCTCGGCCTGCTCTAAAACGCCCGAGCGCACATTGATCTCGATCGCGCTGCCCATGCTGGCCAAAGCATCCGCCGCATCAGCCCCAGCAAGCCGCGCTGCACTAAGCAGCTTTTCAGTGAATTCTGGCAAAGAGGTAGATTGGCCCGACATGACACCCCGCAAAATTAGTTTCTACACAGGTAGTGAACCCACCCAAACAAGGCAAGCTTCCATTGCAGATGCTGCTGGTTTTTGTGTAGCCTTGGCGGCAGAGTGCAGCGAAATAGGATAAACAAGATAATGAAAACGGCACTGATCACAGGGGGCGCGCGCGGCATCGGCTTGGCAACAGCGCATATTTTTGCGGAAAACGGCTATCAAGTGGTTTTGCTTGACCGGGATGCGCAAGCACTCGACGCTGCTGCACTAGACCTTCCCGCCGCAGAAATTTTGGTATTCGACGTGTCTAACCCGCAAGCCTCGGGGCAAATCGCGCAAGAGATACAAACCCGGCTGGGGCGACTTGATTGCCTTGTCAACAATGCTGGTGTGGCTGATTTTGGTCCGATTGAAGATTGCGATCCAGCCATTTGGCGCAAGGTTATGGATACGAATTTGGATGGTATGTTTTACCTCAGCCAAGCCCTAACACCGCTGCTGCGTGACACGCGGGGCAGCATTGTCAATATCGCCTCTATTTCAGGTCTGCGTGCTTCGACCTTGCGCGTTGCTTATGGCACTTCAAAAGCGGCGGTAATGCAGCTTACAAAACAACAAGCCATTGAATTGGGCGAATATGGCATTCGCGCCAATTGCGTGGCCCCCGGCCCAGTGCGCACAAAATTGGCGATGGCCGTTCACACCCCAGAGATTATTGACGCCTATCATGACGCCATCCCTTTAAACCGTTATGGCAACGAGCGCGAAATTGGCGAAGTCATCTTTTTTCTATGCTCTGAGAAAGCTTCTTTTGTAACAGGCCAAGTGGTTGCCGCGGATGGCGGCTTTGAGGCAACGGGTGTTGGACTGCCAGCGCTGCGCGTCTAAACCCTATGCCTGAAAAAGACACGCGGCCTGAAGCAGAGATCAAAGATCATGTTTAACACCCGATCCCGCTACCCATAGCCTCTTCGCCTCTATATATAGGCGTGGCGAACCCTAGATCTGAAAGCGAGCATATAGATGAAAGACCTCACCGGCAAAACAGCTGTAATCACCGGTGCCAGCCGTGGCATTGGGGCGGCAACTGCCGCGGAATTGGCCGCTGCCGGCGCCAATGTTTGCCTTTTGGCGCGCAGCGAAACTCAGATTATTGAACTGGCGAACGATATCGGGCCTCGCGCCATGGCGCGGGCCTGCGATGTCGCCGATTACGCGGCCGTAGACGCTGCGATCCGCGCCGCACAAGCAGCGTTTGGCAGCGTTGATATTCTGATTAATAACGCGGGTGTGATTGCCCCAATCAGCGCTTTGGCCAGCGTCGAGCCGCAAGAGTGGTCACAAATGATCGATATCAACCTGAAAGGCGTGTTTTATGGCATCCGCGCGGCCCTGCCGATCATGCAGGCCCAAGGCGCAGGAACGATCCTGACCGTGAGTTCGGGCGCGGCGCATCATGCGGTAGAGGGCTGGAGCGGCTATTGTGCGTCAAAAGCTGGGGCCGCCATGCTGACCGAATCTTTGCATTTAGAGCATCACAAAGACGGTATTCGAAGCATGGGCTTATCACCGGGAACCGTTGCAACCCAAATGCAGAAAGACATCAAAGCCAGCGGTATTAACCCTGTCAGCCAGCTTGACTGGTCGGCGCATATTGCCACAGATTGGCCCGCCAAAGCGCTTGTTTGGATGTGCACCAGCGCCGCCGACCCTTATTTGGGTACGGAATTATCGCTGCGCGATACCGCGTTTCGCCAAAAACTGGGCCTGCTATGATCCAGCTTCACAAAGACGGCACTATTTGGCGTTTAACCTTAGATCGGCCCGATAAAGCCAATTCGTTGACGCAAGACATGCTGGAAGAGATTTTACAAATCGTGCAGATGGCGCAAACAGCACAGGCTCTCATCATAACCGGCGCAGGTAAAACATTCAGCGCCGGAGCGGATCTAGATCAAGCCGCGCTGGGATTGGCAACCTCGGATATTTGGGAGCGCGTTTCAACCGCGATTGCCGATTTGCCGGCGCTGACAATTGCGGCCTTAAACGGCACTTTAGCAGGCGGCGCGTTTGGCATGGCCTTGGCCTGCGATTTACGCCTTGCCGTTCCAGAAGCCAAATTTTTCTACCCCGTAATGGAGCGCGGGTTTCTACCGCAACCTAGCGATCCGGGAAGATTGCGCGCACTGATTGGGCCCGCACGAAGCAAATTAATTTTAATGGCCGGTCATAAAATGACCGCCACAGACGCATTGAATGCCGGGTTGATCGACCAAATATGCGCCAAAGATACGCTTATCGCAGCAGCCTATCGGATGACAGAAAAGGTCAGCAAAGCGCAAGCCAGCCATGTGGCCGCGATAAAAGCAATGTGCAACGCCAGCCGAGGCACGCTTTAGCGGCGGCGTTTGGGCGTGCGGGATAAAAACTCCGGCGGCCGTTTCGCCACCCAAGCAATAAATTTTTCCAGACGAGGATGCGTTTTCAATTTTTCAATGGTGGCATAATTGCGGGCTAGCTCGGCCTCGCTAAGGCAGGCATGAATTTCTTTATGACATTGATGATGCAACAAAACCGTCGGGCCACCTTTGCCGCCTTTTAGCTTGGGCACCAAATGGTGAAGGCTTTGCGGCGCGTGTGGTGGGATAGGCCGCGCGCATAAAGGGCAGATTGGATCCTCTATCATCGCTAAGCCTTTATTCTCTTACGCGTCACTGTAAAGGATCTAGCTTGAAATGCTGTTCAGAAAAGCAGGCGCCGCAAAACAGGCTGAACGACGATAAATACCGGTGGATCAATAGCCCGGATAGGCTTAGACCCTAAGCGCAAAGCGTTAAGCACCGCCGTCATAAACCAAGGAGACTGCTCAGAATGATCAAAGAGACGCGTTGCATTGATCTGATAAGCTTATCGGCTATCTGCAGGGGGAGGGCATGAGCAATTCAGCGCTAATCATCGGGGCCGGTCCGGCGGGGCTTATGGCCGCAGAGCGGTTGCTGGCGCAAGGCGCGCAGGTGCAGATTTTCGACGCGAAACCCTCTATCGGGCGAAAATTTCTTATGGCGGGAAAATCAGGTTTAAACCTGACCAAAAATGAGCCTCTCGCAATCTTTCAAAATCAATATTACGACGCCAGCGCGCAATTGGCCCCCATGCTCAATGATTTTGGACCAGCCGACGTGATGCGTTGGGCGAATGCGCTGGGCGCAGACGTGTTTAGCGGATCTTCTGGCCGCGTCTTTCCAAAAGTTATGAAAGCCTCGCCTCTCTTGCGCGCCTGGATGCTTCGTCTTCAAAATGCAGGGGCTGAACTGCGCGTGAAATCGCGGTGGAGGACGCTTAGCAAAGATGGCTGCTTTGGATTTGAAACCCCAAGCGGACCCGCACAGATCACCCCAGATGTTGCGGTTTTGGCGCTTGGCGGGGGCAGTTGGAAAAAACTGGGCTCTGACGGGCAGTGGATTGATATTCTGGCGCAGCGCGGCGTAGCAAGCGCACCCTTTGAGCCCTCAAACGCGGCACTGCAGGTGGCCTGGTCACCCTATATGCAGAAACTCTATGGCCAGCCTATTAAATCCGTAGCACTGACAGCGGGGGGGTATAAAAGCCGCGGCGAGGTGATCCTAAGTAAGCAGGGCTTAGAGGGCAGCGGTATTTATACGCTCAGCCCAGCGCTCCGCCAGCGCCAAAAGCTGTTTATCGATCTTGCGCCAGATCTTACGATTGCGCAGATCGCGACGGCATTGCAGCGGCCAAAGGGCAAAAACAGCCTCTCAAATTTTTTACGCAAAACCTTGCGCCTACCCCCGGTTAAGATTGCTTTGCTGCAAGAACTGGCCCGCCCATTGCCCACCGACCCCGCGGCGCTGGCCCGCATGATCAAAGCCCTGCCGCTCGCCTATACGGGGCTTGCTCCCTTGGATGAAGCAATTTCCACAGCGGGCGGCGTGCGATGGCAGGATCTCAATGCGGGCCTGATGCTCAAAAAATTACCTGGTGTTTTTTGCGCTGGCGAAATGTTGGATTGGGAAGCGCCAACGGGGGGCTATCTGATAAATGCCTGCCTAGCCACCGGTGCTTGGGCCGGCGATCATGCGGCAAACTATGCGGCTCAAAGCTAAAACAAACCTGTCTAGCGCGTCAAAAGCCCGTGGCATGTAAACGTTTAAAATACCCCTATTTTGCGATCTAGCAAAGTTTTACAATATGCGATTATCGATGGAAGAATCGCCGCCACTCATGCTAAACCTTGTGGTATGCAAGCTGAGACACCCCATATCTTCAAAGAACGCCCCCTGATCCGGCAGTTAGATGACGCAGCGGTAAACCGCATCGCAGCCGGCGAAGTGGTCGAGCGCCCGGCCTCTGCAGTCAAAGAGCTGACAGAAAATGCCATTGATGCCGGAGCACGGCGCATTTCCATTGATATCGCCGATGGAGGCAAAACGCTGATCCGCATCACTGATGACGGTCACGGCATGACAGCGGATGATCTGCCCTTAGCCCTATCCCGCCATGCCACATCTAAAATTGACGGAAGTGACCTGCTGAATATTGAAAGTTTCGGATTTCGAGGCGAAGCCCTGCCATCATTGGGCGCCGTTGGAAGGCTTTCCATTACCAGTCGCGCTGCCGGCCATGAGGGCGCCGAAATCACCGTTTCAGGAAGCGTGCAATCGGCGGTAAAACCAGCAGCGCTTAGCGCGGGCACAGTGGTCGAGCTGCGTGATTTATTCTTTGCCACGCCGGCGCGCTTAAAGTTTATGCGCAGCGAGCGCGCTGAAACCCAAGCAATCAGCGATGTTATTCGCCGCTTGGCCATGGCAGAGCCTGCAATCGGGTTCGTGTTGCGAGATGTCTCGGGAGGCGCGCAGCGGATGATCTTGCAGCTTGCCCCGGAAGACGCCCCGTATTTCGAGGCATTGGCAAACCGGTTGTCAAAACTCTTGGGCCAAGAGTTTATCGAGAATGCGCTGCGCATCGAAACCGAGCGCGAGCACCTTCGTTTAACCGGCTATGCTGCATTGCCCACCTATTCGCGCGGAGCCGCCATTAATCAATATATTTTCGTCAATGGCCGCCCGGTGCGCGATAAAACGTTGAATGGCGCGTTAAGAGCGGCCTATTCTGACGTGTTGTCGCGCGATCGGCATCCGGCCGCAGCGCTCAACATCACCTGCGATCCGCATTTGGTCGATGTCAACGTGCATCCTGCAAAATCAGAAGTCCGGTTTCGAGATCCATCCGCAGCGCGCAGTTTGATCGTTTCGGGCCTGCGCGCCGCCCTTTCCGAGGAAGGACACCGAGCATCAAGCACCGTTGCAGCAGCAGCGCTTGACGCGCTGAAGCCAGGCCAGCCCCGCGCGCCCGTTTATCAGATGCCGCGCCTCTCGACCAAAAGCAAAGTTGAAAGCTATCGGTTCCAATCCCCAGAATTTGCCGAACCAAGCGCCTCATATGTCGCGCAAGAGCCACAGCAGGCAAAGCCAAAGACACCCGCAACCGCGGATGACTCACAGCCAATTGCTGAACAAGATCATTTTCCCTTGGGCGCAGCGAGAGGCCAAATTCACGAGAACTACATCATTGCCCAAACCGAAAACGGCCTTGTGATTGTGGATCAACACGCAGCCCATGAACGCCTTGTTTACGAAAAGCTGAAAGCGCAAATGGCGGAAACCGGCGTCGCCACGCAAGCGCTTTTGATTCCAGATATTGTTGAGCTTCCAGCTGAAACATGCGCTGATCTTCTGCAACGCTCCCAAGAGCTGGCCGAACTGGGGCTGATCATTGAGGCCTTTGGGGGAAGCGCCATAGCAGTGCGCGAAACACCGGCTATTTTGGGCCCCGTGAGCGCAAAACCCCTGATCATGGATCTGGTGGATGAGCTGCAAGATCTGGGCAATAGCGAAAAAATCAAAACCAAGATCCAAGAAATTCTGAGCCGGATTTCCTGCCATGGATCTATTCGCTCTGGGCGCAGAATGCGGCCCGAAGAAATGAATGCATTGCTGCGCGATATGGAGAAAACGCCGCTTTCGGGCCAATGTAATCATGGTCGGCCAACGTATATAGAATTAAAACTGGCGGATATCGAACGCTTATTCGGGCGTAGCTGATGGAAAACACGCCTCTCCTTTCAAACAATCCGATGGTTTTTCTTGTGCTTGGCCTGCTGCTGGCGGTCTTGATTTGGTGGATTTCTACCTTGCGTAAATCCGGCCAGTCAAACGGGCTTGCAGAACAAGAAATGAGCCTTTTGGTCAAACAATTGCAGGCCCTAAGTGACGGCCAAGAGCGTTTATCAGGCGGGCTACACCACGTGTCAGAAGCCAATGCCAAGGCGCAAACCAACATGCTGGCCTTGATGGAGCAACGTCTTGCGCAAGTTCAGCAACAGCTCTCTGAAAATATGCATGGCTCAGCCCGCCGGACTGCCCAATCTTTGGGGGATCTTCAGCAGCGCTTAGCCACCATTGATAAAGCACAAGAGAACATCACCAAGCTCTCAGGGGATGTTTTGAGTTTGCAGGATATTTTGTCAAACAAACAAACACGCGGGGCATTCGGTGAAATTCAATTGCATGACATCGTGATCAAAGCCTTGCCACAAGACAGTTTTACGATGCAAGCCACCCTTTCAAACGGGCGGCGCGCAGATTGTATTATTCACCTTCCCAACCCGCCTGGGCCAATCGCCATCGACAGTAAATTTCCCCTAGAAGCTTATGAAGCGATGCGGCGGGCCAGCACAGAGGCCGATTTGGCAGAGGCGGCGCGGCAATTTCGAACAGCGCTGCGCAAACATATCAAGGATATCAGCGAGAAATATATTATCGAGGGGGAAACCGCGGATGGCGCGCTGATGTTTTTGCCGTCAGAAGCGGTTTACGCTGAGATCCACGCGAATTTCCCAGATTTGGTGCGTGAAAGCTTTGCAGCGCGCGTTTGGATCGTATCCCCCACCACCTGCATGGCCACGTTAAATACAATGCGCGCCATTCTCAAAGATGCCCGCATGCGCGCGCAAGCAGGATCCATCCGCCGCGAATTAGGCCTTCTGTATCAAGATGTTGACAGATTAGGCACGCGGGTTGAAAACCTTGACCGTCATTTCGGTCAAGCCGCAAAAGATCTGTCTGAAATCAAAATCAGCTCGGAAAAAGCTGGAAGACGGGCGCGCCGCTTGGATAATTTTGACTTTGAAGAGTTGGCTCCAAGCGAGGCAGAACCTCCGCTGGTGCCCCCAACACCCGCAAAAGACCCGTAAGCCAAATGAGCACGAACGTGTCGAGACGCTTGCCAATAAACTTTGTTTGTATGAAAATGCGCGATGCAGCGATCAGGCTCGGATCAAAGCGTTGCCAGCTTGCATTGTTTTGTGGCTAAATTGAATTCTTTGCATGATAATCTTTTGATAAGGCTTCACCTTGAGATAGACAGCGCTTATAGGCTAACACTTGTAAAAACGTGGCGAGATACACCAAGTGGCACATATCATTGTTGTCGGAAATGAAAAAGGCGGCGCTGGCAAGTCAACAGTCACGATGCATTTGGCGACCGCGCTGTCGCGCATGGGCCATCGGGTTGCAGGGCTTGATTTGGATCTGCGCCAACAAACATTTGCCCGCTATTGCTTGAACCGTAAAAAATATCAGGATGAGGCGGGGCTAAGTTTCCCAAGCCCACAACATTTTAGCCTGCCTGAAATTGAAAAATCCGCCGTACCTGAAGACGAAAACATCTATGATCACAGATTGTCAGCCGCGATCGTTGAGATGGAACCCGGTAGCGATTTTATTATGATAGATTGCCCAGGCTCGCATACACGCTTGAGCCAGGTCGCCCATTCGCTTGCCGATACACTGATCACCCCGCTGAATGACAGCTTTGTCGATTTTGATCTCTTGGCGCATATCAGCAGTGATGGGCAAACCATCGCCGGCCCGTCTGTTTATTCGGAAATGGTCTGGCATGCCCGGCAATTGCGCGCGCAGGCTGGTTTAAAGCCGATCGACTGGATTGTGTTGCGCAACCGCGTGGGCGCGCAGCAAATGGTCAATAAACAAAAAATGAGCAAGGCACTGGAAGAATTGGCCGACCGGATCGGGTTCCGGATTGCACCCGGTTTCAATGAGCGGGTGATTTTCAGAGAGCTGTTCCCGCGCGGGCTTACCTTGCTTGATCTTAAAGATACCGGGGTGCGGCAGTTGAATATGTCAAATATTGCCGCCCGCCAAGAATTGCGCGATCTGCTTAAAACGCTAGAGCTTCCCGAAGTTGAGCTTAATTTTTAGCGGCTTTGATTGCCTCAGCTAGCGGCCTAAATCAGTAAATCCGCGCAATCCGACTGTAGCGCGCTATCTCACGATCAAACCTGTTCGATGCGCAGGAAAGGAAAATATCGCATGACGAAATTCGCGCCGCCGCGCCAAGAGCTGATATTTAGGTTGGTTCTATCCATCCTCGCGCTCGCGCTGCTTGTCTTTGCGCTGAGCCAACGCAGCGTCAGTTCAGCCGCCGGAGTAGAAATGGTCGCCGCCGCGGTGCTTTTCTTTGGAGGCACCATCGGCTGGACCCTGTGGCGATTGTTTAAAAGCAAAACTCCGTTCAACAAACGCTCTGAAAGCCGCAGCTCTGCGTCAGACCGCTCATCGCAGCCATAACGTTAGAACGCGGTTGAGCTGCGCGTGGTGACTGCGCGCGGATCCGTTTGCACATCCAATATCGCGGGGGCATGCGCCGCACGGGCCGCGGCAAACGCATCGGCAAATTGGTCCGTCTTGGTGATCGTTGCGCCAAACCCTCCATAGGAGCGGGCCAGAGCCGCAAAATCTGGATTGCGGATATCTGTTCCTGAAGGGCGGTCAGGATATGTCTTTTGCTGGTGCATTCGAATGGTTCCATAAACACCGTTATTCACCACAATCACGATAATATTGGCGCCGTATTGAACCGCCGTTCCAAACTCTTGCATGCTCATTTGAAAACACCCATCGCCGGCAAGGCACACAACCGCGCGCTCCGGATGTGCTAATTTTGCCGAAACCGCCGCGGGCAGCCCATATCCCATGCTTCCAGAAGTGGGCGCAAGTTGCGTGCGATAGGCTTTGTAGCAGAAATAACGGTGCAGCCAGCCTGCGTAATTGCCCGCCCCATTGGTTAAAATAGCATCGTCTGAAAGCGTTGCAGAAAGATGCAAGATCACCTGCTCTAATTGCACAGCCCCCGGGGTTGCGGATGGGGCTTGCCACGCCTGATAGGCCTTATGCTCGGGGCTGGCCTGCGGTGCAACAGGCACCGCAGGCAAGGTTTTAAGCGCCTGCGCCAAGAATTGAGATGCCGTACAAGCAAAGCCCAAATGGGGGCGATACACGCGCCCAATCTCATTGGCATCGCTGTGGATATGGATCATGGTTTGGCTTGGATTTGGAATGTCTAACAGCCCATATCCGCCCGTTGTCATCTCGCCCATGCGCGCCCCCAGCACCAGGAGGCAATCCGCGCTTTGCACCCGGCTTAGCAAAGCGGGATTAGGGGCAATTCCCAAATCACCAGCATAATTGGGGTGCCGGTTGTCAATGTAATCTTGGCATCGAAAAGATGTGGCCACGGGCAGATGAAGCGCTGCGGCAAAGCGGGCCAGATCCTTGGCGGCTTTTGCGCTCCACGCGCCGCCCCCGGCGATAAGGATTGGGTTTTCTGCCCCCTGCAGCTGTGTCAGCACCTTTTGCACAGAGGCCTCTGAGACATCCTGCCAGGCAGGTTGCGCCGGCTTTGCATCCAACACGTCACACTGCTGCGCCAGCATATCCTCGGGCAAGGCCAACACGACCGGGCCAGGTCGCCCCGAAACGGCCATGTGAAATGCCCGGCTGATATATTCAGGTATCCGATCAACGCGATCAATTTCGGCAACCCATTTGGCAAGCGGCGCGAACATCTGCCGATAATCAACTTCTTGAAAGGCTTCCCGATCACGCTGATCGCTGGCCACCTGGCCCACGAATAAGATCATCGGCGTGCTATCTTGCAACGCGATATGCACCCCAGCGGATGCATTTGTTGCGCCCGGACCCCGCGTAACAAAGGCCACGCCCGGCTTGCCGGTTAACTTGCCATGCGCTTCTGCCATTATCGCCACGCCGCCTTCTTGACGCCCGATGATCGTTTCAATGCCGCTCTCAAACAATCCGTCCAGCGCTGCTAGATAGCTTTCCCCAGGCAAACAAAACACCCGGTCTACGCCTTGAATTTTTAACTGGTCGATCAGGATTTGGCCGCCGTGACGCATTTTTCTATTCTCCAAGCGATGGCTCAAAACGGATGCGACACCCGTGCAAACCAATCAAATATCAAGCCGCCCGCAACCCAAGCAATGCGCGCGCCTCGTGCACGGTGGCAGGCTTGCGATCGAAGCGCGTGCAAAGATCAACTGCGCGCGCAACAAGCGCAGCATTTGAGGGCGCTAAGGTTGAACGATCAAGTTTGATATTATCTTCCAACCCAGTACGCACATGTCCACCCGCGGCAATCGACCATTCATTGACAACGATTTGCTGCGCCCCGATACCGGCCGCGCACCATTCAACATCCGGCATCAAACGCTCTACCGTTTTTATATAATAGTCAAAAACGTCTTTCTCCGCAGGCATTGCATTCTTTACCCCCATCACGAATTGCACATAGGGCTTCGCCGCGAGGCGGCCATCGGCCAACATCTTCGCCGTTTGATACAAATGAGACAAATCGAAAGCTTCTATCTCTGGTTTAATATCATATGCGAGCATTTCACTGGAGAGCCAATCGATCAAATCCGGAGGGTTTTCATAAACCCGCGTCGGAAAATTATTCGAGCCCACTGTCAGTGACGCCATATCAGGGCGCAGCGGCAACATCCCACCACGCTCCTGCCCCGCACCAGAGCGGCCTCCGGTTGACAATTGAACAATCATGCCGGGGCAATGGGTTTTTATACCCTCCATCAACAGCGCAAACCGGCCCGGATCCGAGCTTGGCGTTCCATCGGGCAAACGCACATGGCAATGCGCGATACTTGCGCCCAATTCAAAAGCCGCTTGCGTGCTTTCCACTTGTTCTTCGATGGAAATAGGCACAGCCGGATTGTCAGATTTCTTTGGCACTG includes:
- the mutL gene encoding DNA mismatch repair endonuclease MutL, whose product is MQAETPHIFKERPLIRQLDDAAVNRIAAGEVVERPASAVKELTENAIDAGARRISIDIADGGKTLIRITDDGHGMTADDLPLALSRHATSKIDGSDLLNIESFGFRGEALPSLGAVGRLSITSRAAGHEGAEITVSGSVQSAVKPAALSAGTVVELRDLFFATPARLKFMRSERAETQAISDVIRRLAMAEPAIGFVLRDVSGGAQRMILQLAPEDAPYFEALANRLSKLLGQEFIENALRIETEREHLRLTGYAALPTYSRGAAINQYIFVNGRPVRDKTLNGALRAAYSDVLSRDRHPAAALNITCDPHLVDVNVHPAKSEVRFRDPSAARSLIVSGLRAALSEEGHRASSTVAAAALDALKPGQPRAPVYQMPRLSTKSKVESYRFQSPEFAEPSASYVAQEPQQAKPKTPATADDSQPIAEQDHFPLGAARGQIHENYIIAQTENGLVIVDQHAAHERLVYEKLKAQMAETGVATQALLIPDIVELPAETCADLLQRSQELAELGLIIEAFGGSAIAVRETPAILGPVSAKPLIMDLVDELQDLGNSEKIKTKIQEILSRISCHGSIRSGRRMRPEEMNALLRDMEKTPLSGQCNHGRPTYIELKLADIERLFGRS
- the rmuC gene encoding DNA recombination protein RmuC; amino-acid sequence: MENTPLLSNNPMVFLVLGLLLAVLIWWISTLRKSGQSNGLAEQEMSLLVKQLQALSDGQERLSGGLHHVSEANAKAQTNMLALMEQRLAQVQQQLSENMHGSARRTAQSLGDLQQRLATIDKAQENITKLSGDVLSLQDILSNKQTRGAFGEIQLHDIVIKALPQDSFTMQATLSNGRRADCIIHLPNPPGPIAIDSKFPLEAYEAMRRASTEADLAEAARQFRTALRKHIKDISEKYIIEGETADGALMFLPSEAVYAEIHANFPDLVRESFAARVWIVSPTTCMATLNTMRAILKDARMRAQAGSIRRELGLLYQDVDRLGTRVENLDRHFGQAAKDLSEIKISSEKAGRRARRLDNFDFEELAPSEAEPPLVPPTPAKDP
- a CDS encoding division plane positioning ATPase MipZ: MAHIIVVGNEKGGAGKSTVTMHLATALSRMGHRVAGLDLDLRQQTFARYCLNRKKYQDEAGLSFPSPQHFSLPEIEKSAVPEDENIYDHRLSAAIVEMEPGSDFIMIDCPGSHTRLSQVAHSLADTLITPLNDSFVDFDLLAHISSDGQTIAGPSVYSEMVWHARQLRAQAGLKPIDWIVLRNRVGAQQMVNKQKMSKALEELADRIGFRIAPGFNERVIFRELFPRGLTLLDLKDTGVRQLNMSNIAARQELRDLLKTLELPEVELNF
- a CDS encoding thiamine pyrophosphate-binding protein — encoded protein: MRHGGQILIDQLKIQGVDRVFCLPGESYLAALDGLFESGIETIIGRQEGGVAIMAEAHGKLTGKPGVAFVTRGPGATNASAGVHIALQDSTPMILFVGQVASDQRDREAFQEVDYRQMFAPLAKWVAEIDRVDRIPEYISRAFHMAVSGRPGPVVLALPEDMLAQQCDVLDAKPAQPAWQDVSEASVQKVLTQLQGAENPILIAGGGAWSAKAAKDLARFAAALHLPVATSFRCQDYIDNRHPNYAGDLGIAPNPALLSRVQSADCLLVLGARMGEMTTGGYGLLDIPNPSQTMIHIHSDANEIGRVYRPHLGFACTASQFLAQALKTLPAVPVAPQASPEHKAYQAWQAPSATPGAVQLEQVILHLSATLSDDAILTNGAGNYAGWLHRYFCYKAYRTQLAPTSGSMGYGLPAAVSAKLAHPERAVVCLAGDGCFQMSMQEFGTAVQYGANIIVIVVNNGVYGTIRMHQQKTYPDRPSGTDIRNPDFAALARSYGGFGATITKTDQFADAFAAARAAHAPAILDVQTDPRAVTTRSSTAF
- a CDS encoding 3-keto-5-aminohexanoate cleavage protein; translated protein: MSKPCIICVAITGSVPKKSDNPAVPISIEEQVESTQAAFELGASIAHCHVRLPDGTPSSDPGRFALLMEGIKTHCPGMIVQLSTGGRSGAGQERGGMLPLRPDMASLTVGSNNFPTRVYENPPDLIDWLSSEMLAYDIKPEIEAFDLSHLYQTAKMLADGRLAAKPYVQFVMGVKNAMPAEKDVFDYYIKTVERLMPDVEWCAAGIGAQQIVVNEWSIAAGGHVRTGLEDNIKLDRSTLAPSNAALVARAVDLCTRFDRKPATVHEARALLGLRAA